One genomic segment of Styela clava chromosome 3, kaStyClav1.hap1.2, whole genome shotgun sequence includes these proteins:
- the LOC120342072 gene encoding dnaJ homolog subfamily C member 10-like isoform X1, translating into MILKKTLFLWTIYIIFVFSFQLGLVQCEGDYYDVLGVSKDATNKEIRKAFKKLALLHHPDKNTNDPQAHEKFLKITNIYDVLKDEELRKKYDRYGEEGLKDDFKEGGYESYNFYKDEFGIYDDDAEVTTLDRSDFESAVKSGETWFVNFYSPRCSHCHELAPTWREVARDLEDIVHIGAFECGGKNRFWCMKKRIMAFPHLVVYHNSSQPIPYRGDRSKKDLTKFIMQYVNVEVVELWSGNFDTEVGKPAHKALPWVVAFCGGGDEHDDEELDSGADCPTMKTRRKLAGMLRNLATVAVIDCGTSPQTCKKCGKTAGIHFYPKGTFPSGKDKSVVLNSLDAREIYNQIMKDLIPGLPNISSSQLKSKVGTKPVLVFFKYGNEEIDQKDTSLKKLPLILKQHKIDVSVLDCEKEKKFCKSKMYLQESTIAIFKGKGLDMFEIFHGRQGTSELSAFAQESSRTRVTTLNPEIFDEGEINESQKPWFVDFFAPWCPPCRALLPELREASMILPSINFGTIDCTKFSEVCNNYGINSYPTTMLFNGSVVTEYSGQHSSYGIKQFVEDLINPPYVHLTPKTFTSRVQQRPKGETWIVDFYANWCGPCQQLLPEWRRMAKTLNGLVMVGALDCAKPGHNDFCRRHQVESYPEIRIFPPKKRDTHSPLYEVYRGWNRQSFKLASWALKYVETDVVDLKSSDFQGGYLVDEEPWLIDFFAPWCGHCHAFAPKFTMASAKMKGKVKFGKLDCQSHPSICSKAGVNAYPSVRFYPPTNPGEKKKAKHSIESQDPDQIVREIERLLEPYEREKKKKQNRNAAKDSKKINDEL; encoded by the exons atgattttaaagaaaactttatttttatggacaatttatataatttttgttttctctTTCCAACTCGGACTTGTGCAATGTGAAGGAGATTATTATGATGTTTTGGGAGTTTCAAAAGATGCAACAAACAAAGAAATAAGAAAAGCTTTCAAAAAATTAGCATTGTTGCATCATCCAGATAAAAATACA AATGATCCCCAAGCACatgagaaatttttaaaaattaccaaTATTTATGATGTTCTGAAAGATGAAGAATTAAGAAAGAAATATGATCGATACGGTGAAGAAGGATTGAAAGATGATTTCAAGGAAGGAGGATATGAAAGTTACAACTTTTATAAAGATGAATTCG gaATCTACGATGACGATGCAGAAGTTACAACTCTCGATAGATCAGATTTTG aATCCGCTGTCAAATCTGGAGAAACATGGTTTGTTAATTTCTACTCGCCAAGATGTTCACATTGCCATGAACTGGCCCCGACC TGGAGAGAGGTGGCAAGAGATCTTGAAGATATAGTACATATTGGTGCATTTGAGTGTGGAG GAAAAAACAGGTTTTGGTGTATGAAAAAACGTATTATGGCTTTTCCTCACCTTGTTGTGTATCACAATAGTTCACAG CCTATACCATATCGTGGAGATCGGAGCAAGAAAGATTTGACGAAGTTTATTATGCAATATGTCAATGTTGAAGTTGTAGAACTATGGTCTGGAAACTTTGATACAGAAGTTGGAAAACCTGCTCATAAAGCATTACCTTGGGTTGTTGCATTCTGTGGTGGGGGAGATGAACATGATGATGAAGAACTTGATAGTGGAGCTGATTGTCCCACGATGAAAACAAGAAGAAAACTTGCAGGAATGCTG agAAATCTTGCAACTGTTGCAGTAATAGATTGTGGAACATCTCCACAAACTTGCAAGAAGTGTGGTAAAACGGCAGGAATTCATTTTTATCCAAAAGGCACTTTTCCATCTGGAAAAGATAAGAGTGTAGTGCTGAATTCGCTTGATGCCAGAGAAATTTACAATCAAATAATGAAAGATTTAATACCAGGTCTCCCAAATATTTCAAGTTCACAATTAAAg agCAAAGTTGGGACAAAACCAGTGTTGGTATTTTTCAAATACGGGAATGAAGAGATAGATCAAAAAGAtacaagtttaaaaaaattacctCTTATACTTAAACAGCAT AAAATCGATGTCAGCGTATTGGACTGCGAAAAGGAAAAGAAATTCTGTAAATCAAAAATGTATCTCCAAGAGTCAACTATAGCTATTTTCAAAGGAAAGGGATTGGAcatgtttgaaatatttcacg GTCGACAAGGAACTTCTGAATTGAGTGCTTTTGCTCAAGAAAGCTCTCGAACTAGAGTAACAACACTAAATCCAGAAATATTCGACGAAGGTGAAATCAACGAATCTCAGAAACCTTGGTTCGTGGATTTCTTTGCACCT TGGTGTCCGCCGTGCAGAGCATTATTGCCAGAACTTCGTGAAGCATCCATGATTCTACCGTCAATTAATTTTGGAACAATTGATTGCACAAAATTTTCAGAAGTTTGTAACAAT TATGGTATCAATTCCTACCCAACCACAATGTTATTTAATGGAAGTGTAGTCACGGAATACAGTGGACAACACAGTTCGTATGGAATCAAGCAATTCGTCGAG GATTTAATCAACCCTCCCTACGTCCACCTTACTCCGAAAACTTTTACATCTCGCGTTCAGCAGAGACCAAAAGGGGAGACCTGGATTGTGGATTTCTATGCGAATTGGTGTGGACCTTGCCAACAACTCTTGCCTGAATGGAGAAGAATGGCGAAA ACATTGAACGGTTTGGTCATGGTGGGTGCATTAGACTGCGCAAAACCTGGGCATAATGATTTTTGTCGCAGACATCAAGTGGAATCTTATCCAGAAATTCGTATTTTTCCACCTAAGAAACGAGACACACATAGCCCACTTTACGAAGTCTATCGTGGATGGAACAGACAGTCATTTAAACTTGCAAGCTGGGCATTAAA GTATGTGGAAACGGATGTGGTCGATCTGAAATCGTCTGATTTTCAAGGTGGTTATCTAGTCGATGAAGAACCTTGGTTGATTGACTTTTTTGCTCCTTGGTGTGGACATTGCCACGCGTTTGCTCCTAAGTTCACAATGGCATCGGCG aaaatgaaaggaAAAGTTAAATTTGGGAAGCTCGACTGTCAATCTCATCCATCAATTTGCTCGAAGGCAGGTGTCAACGCATATCCAAGTGTGAGGTTTTATCCGCCAACTAATCCAGGAGAGAAAAAAAAGGCGAAACATAGTATAGAATCCCAG GATCCAGATCAAATAGTACGAGAAATTGAAAGATTATTGGAGCCTTATGaaagagaaaaaaagaaaaaacagaaCCGTAATGCTGCTAAGGATTCTAAGAAAATAAAC GATGAACTTTGA
- the LOC120348128 gene encoding uncharacterized protein LOC120348128 yields the protein MKIAIIAIIALLGGVFGQDVEEADSGISVKTDWPQNDDSNAGALVEFAVSDVGDGSCTADLPGPVNLFHVTNGHIVPGDSSPIEGTYKIAAPADWEAINETITVLIIFNRDEIFNITDIVFTCDQSDVQDLSVYSFPQNDLVKEASSNVFKRSGYHEGDVLTITLPVAVARFNITGGDSELVVDGDGTTYTVSGFKNEEGIDDHTEVHFSIDYSTEPDSWFSAGDITVSVTQEEESEESPDEA from the exons ATGAAGATTGCTATAATTGCCATCATTGCTTTATTGGGAGGTGTTTTCGGACAAGATGTGGAGGAAGCGGATTCAG GTATTAGTGTTAAAACTGACTGGCCACAAAATGACGACTCAAACGCTGGTGCACTCGTCGAATTTGCTGTTTCCGATGTTGGAGATGGTAGCTGCACGGCTGATCTTCCAGGTCCAGTCAATCTTTTCCAT GTAACGAACGGCCATATTGTCCCAGGAGACAGCAGCCCCATTGAAGGCACTTACAAAATTGCCGCCCCAGCTGATTGGGAAGCCATCAATGAAACTATAACTGTCCTCATTATTTTCAACCGGGacgaaattttcaatattaccGATATCGTTTTTACATGTGACCAATCCGATGTACAAGACT TATCTGTGTACTCCTTCCCCCAAAACGACCTTGTAAAAGAAGCCAGCTCCAATGTTTTCAAAAGAAGCGGATACCACGAGGGAGACGTACTTACCATCACTCTTCCAGTAGCAGTTGCCAGATTTAAC ATTACTGGTGGAGACAGCGAACTAGTTGTTGACGGAGATGGTACGACATACACAGTTTCGGGATTCAAGAATGAAGAAGGCATTGATGATCATACCGAA GTCCACTTCAGTATTGATTACTCTACCGAACCAGACTCCTGGTTTTCTGCGGGAGATATCACTGTTTCAGTCACCCAAGAAGAAGAATCCGAAGAAAGCCCAGATGAGGCCTAA
- the LOC120342072 gene encoding dnaJ homolog subfamily C member 10-like isoform X2 — MILKKTLFLWTIYIIFVFSFQLGLVQCEGDYYDVLGVSKDATNKEIRKAFKKLALLHHPDKNTNDPQAHEKFLKITNIYDVLKDEELRKKYDRYGEEGLKDDFKEGGYESYNFYKDEFGIYDDDAEVTTLDRSDFESAVKSGETWFVNFYSPRCSHCHELAPTWRIIAQEMEGIINIGAMNCRDNRWTCQENGIHSYPSLVLFIGGRRPIPYRGDRSKKDLTKFIMQYVNVEVVELWSGNFDTEVGKPAHKALPWVVAFCGGGDEHDDEELDSGADCPTMKTRRKLAGMLRNLATVAVIDCGTSPQTCKKCGKTAGIHFYPKGTFPSGKDKSVVLNSLDAREIYNQIMKDLIPGLPNISSSQLKSKVGTKPVLVFFKYGNEEIDQKDTSLKKLPLILKQHKIDVSVLDCEKEKKFCKSKMYLQESTIAIFKGKGLDMFEIFHGRQGTSELSAFAQESSRTRVTTLNPEIFDEGEINESQKPWFVDFFAPWCPPCRALLPELREASMILPSINFGTIDCTKFSEVCNNYGINSYPTTMLFNGSVVTEYSGQHSSYGIKQFVEDLINPPYVHLTPKTFTSRVQQRPKGETWIVDFYANWCGPCQQLLPEWRRMAKTLNGLVMVGALDCAKPGHNDFCRRHQVESYPEIRIFPPKKRDTHSPLYEVYRGWNRQSFKLASWALKYVETDVVDLKSSDFQGGYLVDEEPWLIDFFAPWCGHCHAFAPKFTMASAKMKGKVKFGKLDCQSHPSICSKAGVNAYPSVRFYPPTNPGEKKKAKHSIESQDPDQIVREIERLLEPYEREKKKKQNRNAAKDSKKINDEL; from the exons atgattttaaagaaaactttatttttatggacaatttatataatttttgttttctctTTCCAACTCGGACTTGTGCAATGTGAAGGAGATTATTATGATGTTTTGGGAGTTTCAAAAGATGCAACAAACAAAGAAATAAGAAAAGCTTTCAAAAAATTAGCATTGTTGCATCATCCAGATAAAAATACA AATGATCCCCAAGCACatgagaaatttttaaaaattaccaaTATTTATGATGTTCTGAAAGATGAAGAATTAAGAAAGAAATATGATCGATACGGTGAAGAAGGATTGAAAGATGATTTCAAGGAAGGAGGATATGAAAGTTACAACTTTTATAAAGATGAATTCG gaATCTACGATGACGATGCAGAAGTTACAACTCTCGATAGATCAGATTTTG aATCCGCTGTCAAATCTGGAGAAACATGGTTTGTTAATTTCTACTCGCCAAGATGTTCACATTGCCATGAACTGGCCCCGACC TGGAGAATAATTGCTCAAGAAATGGAAGGTATTATCAATATTGGTGCCATGAATTGCAGAGATAATCGCTGGACTTGCCAGGAAAATGGGATTCATAGTTATCCATCACTTGTTTTATTTATTGGGGGCCGGAGG CCTATACCATATCGTGGAGATCGGAGCAAGAAAGATTTGACGAAGTTTATTATGCAATATGTCAATGTTGAAGTTGTAGAACTATGGTCTGGAAACTTTGATACAGAAGTTGGAAAACCTGCTCATAAAGCATTACCTTGGGTTGTTGCATTCTGTGGTGGGGGAGATGAACATGATGATGAAGAACTTGATAGTGGAGCTGATTGTCCCACGATGAAAACAAGAAGAAAACTTGCAGGAATGCTG agAAATCTTGCAACTGTTGCAGTAATAGATTGTGGAACATCTCCACAAACTTGCAAGAAGTGTGGTAAAACGGCAGGAATTCATTTTTATCCAAAAGGCACTTTTCCATCTGGAAAAGATAAGAGTGTAGTGCTGAATTCGCTTGATGCCAGAGAAATTTACAATCAAATAATGAAAGATTTAATACCAGGTCTCCCAAATATTTCAAGTTCACAATTAAAg agCAAAGTTGGGACAAAACCAGTGTTGGTATTTTTCAAATACGGGAATGAAGAGATAGATCAAAAAGAtacaagtttaaaaaaattacctCTTATACTTAAACAGCAT AAAATCGATGTCAGCGTATTGGACTGCGAAAAGGAAAAGAAATTCTGTAAATCAAAAATGTATCTCCAAGAGTCAACTATAGCTATTTTCAAAGGAAAGGGATTGGAcatgtttgaaatatttcacg GTCGACAAGGAACTTCTGAATTGAGTGCTTTTGCTCAAGAAAGCTCTCGAACTAGAGTAACAACACTAAATCCAGAAATATTCGACGAAGGTGAAATCAACGAATCTCAGAAACCTTGGTTCGTGGATTTCTTTGCACCT TGGTGTCCGCCGTGCAGAGCATTATTGCCAGAACTTCGTGAAGCATCCATGATTCTACCGTCAATTAATTTTGGAACAATTGATTGCACAAAATTTTCAGAAGTTTGTAACAAT TATGGTATCAATTCCTACCCAACCACAATGTTATTTAATGGAAGTGTAGTCACGGAATACAGTGGACAACACAGTTCGTATGGAATCAAGCAATTCGTCGAG GATTTAATCAACCCTCCCTACGTCCACCTTACTCCGAAAACTTTTACATCTCGCGTTCAGCAGAGACCAAAAGGGGAGACCTGGATTGTGGATTTCTATGCGAATTGGTGTGGACCTTGCCAACAACTCTTGCCTGAATGGAGAAGAATGGCGAAA ACATTGAACGGTTTGGTCATGGTGGGTGCATTAGACTGCGCAAAACCTGGGCATAATGATTTTTGTCGCAGACATCAAGTGGAATCTTATCCAGAAATTCGTATTTTTCCACCTAAGAAACGAGACACACATAGCCCACTTTACGAAGTCTATCGTGGATGGAACAGACAGTCATTTAAACTTGCAAGCTGGGCATTAAA GTATGTGGAAACGGATGTGGTCGATCTGAAATCGTCTGATTTTCAAGGTGGTTATCTAGTCGATGAAGAACCTTGGTTGATTGACTTTTTTGCTCCTTGGTGTGGACATTGCCACGCGTTTGCTCCTAAGTTCACAATGGCATCGGCG aaaatgaaaggaAAAGTTAAATTTGGGAAGCTCGACTGTCAATCTCATCCATCAATTTGCTCGAAGGCAGGTGTCAACGCATATCCAAGTGTGAGGTTTTATCCGCCAACTAATCCAGGAGAGAAAAAAAAGGCGAAACATAGTATAGAATCCCAG GATCCAGATCAAATAGTACGAGAAATTGAAAGATTATTGGAGCCTTATGaaagagaaaaaaagaaaaaacagaaCCGTAATGCTGCTAAGGATTCTAAGAAAATAAAC GATGAACTTTGA